One window from the genome of Tachypleus tridentatus isolate NWPU-2018 chromosome 11, ASM421037v1, whole genome shotgun sequence encodes:
- the LOC143232110 gene encoding uncharacterized protein LOC143232110 isoform X3: protein MKKAVKSLVGVFALLLLLDNVRSWKSSGGHGGGSHLSSGFGGYDGYGSHGGGGRYGGGFGKGGGFGGGFGAGGGGGYGGGAGFGGGYGAGGGYGGGGGFGGGFGAGGGGFKGFRRGGGGYRRGGGSCRSCGHGW, encoded by the exons ATGAAGAAAGCTGTGAAAAGTCTGGTAGGTGTTTTTGCTCTTTTATTGTTACTCGATAATGTCCGATCATGGAAAAGTAGTGGAGGGCATGGAGGGGGCAGCCATTTGAGTTCTGGATTTGGCGGATACGATGGATATGGCTCACATGGAGGAGGGGGAAGATATGGAGGTGGTTTCGGTAAAGGTGGTGGTTTTGGTGGAGGTTTTGGAGCAGGCGGTGGTGGTGGTTATGGCGGAGGAGCAGGCTTTGGTGGAGGTTATGGAGCAGGCGGTGGATATGGTGGAGGTGGTGGATTTGGAGGAGGTTTTGGCGCAGGAGGAGGAGGATTTAAAGGGTTCAGAAGAGGTGGTGGAGGATATCGACGTGGAGGTGGTTCTTGTAGATCTTGTGG TCATGGATGGTAA